The Polyangium mundeleinium genome contains the following window.
GACATCGCGCCGCAGGATGTCTCTCAGATCAACGAGAGCATCAGCTCCGCCATCGGTGCGGACCTCAAGCTCGACACGGACCGCCTACTGGACATCATTCAGAAAGATCCCAACACGACAATAAAGGGAACCTTCAACCATAAAGCAACCGGCTTCAAGGGCTCGGTCAAGGAAGTGGTGGACCAGGTCGCTGCTGCGATGAAGGTTGCGTTTTCCGGATCGACGCCGTCGCTCGTCGAGAAGCTCGACGCGGCTCTTGTGAAAGTCTTCACGAGCCTCGCCGAGCAAGAGGGGGCGGCCTATCTTTTCTTCAGCCCTCATGGCTCCAGCACCACGTACCGGTACATGCTGCTCGGCCTGGCCAAGTCAGCGCAGAGCCCCCTCCGGATCGGGGCCTTGCTGGCTTTCGAGATCACGATCGACAAGAAGAAAGAGGACGTGCTCGAGCTGATGCTTTCGGACAAGGCGACGTTCGACGTCCAGGTCCTCGGGCCCATCTGGGCTACGCTCTTGGTATAGCAGGAGAGTCGCCCCGGCATATCCTGCCGGTGGCGATGTCCCATTGGCTGGCAGCGTAGCCGGCAACCATCGGCGGGCAGTACAGAGGTGACGTGACATGACCAAGGAACAGGTTCGTTTGTTCGATCCAAGTGCGGCCCACCCTCCCCCCAGCGATGGCCCGCTCCCTTTCGTCGATATCGTGTCCGTGGACTCGCAGCACGTGGCTGCCGCGGTGTGGTTGAGTCGGTGCTTCGTGCCCGCCATCCGTGAGAACCTCGAGCTCGACTACGACAAGGCACATGAAATCATTCGCCAAAACAAACGGTTGGAGTACGTCTCTGGGGACGACATAACGGTGGCGAAGCCCAACGCACAAGTCCGTGCGCTCGTCGATTATCATGTCTCCGGACTGCCGCTCGCGCTCTTGACGGAAGGTCACCTCCGCGATCAGGTCGTGGCGGCGGTAACTTCGACGTTCACGAACCTGGCGTCCCAGCAAACCTCCTCGTGGCTATTCTTTCAAACGGAAACGGCACATAGTACGACGTACTTGTACAACATCTTCTTCGCCGTCCAGAACACGCAGACCGGAGGCGCCATGATGGGGCTGCTCCTGAGCTGGATCATCACCGTCGACGTCAGAAAGGAGCTGCTGCTGGGAATCACGCTCAACGATACCCGGAGCTATGCGGTGAGATTGAGGGACCTGCGTGTCAGGATGAAGTTGTAACCCTCGAGAGCGTCCGGACGGTCACTTACACCGCGCGTAGCCGATGCGCTCAGCCCCGAAAGTCGTCAGGATTGAGCCCGAAGCGCTGCATCCAGCGGTGGATCTGCATCCGCGCCTTGCCCATGTCGCGTGCCACGTGGCTCACCTTGCCCTGGTGCTTCTCGAGCAGCGCCATCAGATGCGAGCGCAGCGCCTCTGGCTCGATGGATGCGATGGGCTCCGGTGTGGGCGCTGGAGCGCGCGGCGGCGGTCGCGAGGTGTCCGGCAGGTGCGAGGGCTCGATGACGCCGCCGTCGGCCAGCGCCACGGCCACCGACAGGAGCTGCGCGAGCTCCCGGATGTTGAGGGGCCAGTCGTGGCCCAAGAGCCGCCGGCCGCCGGCGGTGGTGAGACGGACGCCGTCGCCCGCGGGGAACTCCGGGCGCCGCAAGAGAGCGCCGATCAGCACGCCGAGGTCCTCGCGCCGCTCGCGGAGCGGCAAGAGCGTATGGCGATAGCCCGACAGGCGCGCCAAAAGGTCCCCGCGGAACTCGCCGCGAATGACCATTTCTGCCAGCGGCTTGTGCGTGGCGGCGACGACGCGCAGGTCGACCTTCACCGGGTGCGTGCGCCCGACCGGCACGACCTCGCGCTCCTGGAGCACCCGCAGCAGGGCCGCCTGCGCCAGCAGCGGCAGGTCGCCGACCTCGTCGAGGAAGAGGGTGCCGCCATCGGCGGCGCGCACGTAGCCGGGTTCGTCGCGCGCGGCGCCGGTGAAGGAGCCCTTGACATGCCCGAAGAACTGGCTCTCCAGGAGCGAGGTCGGCAGGCCGCCGCAATTGACGGCGACGAAGGGCCCGGGGCGGCCCGAGAGGGTGTGCACGGCGTGCGCCAGCACCTCCTTGCCGCTGCCCGTCTCGCCGAGGAGCAGCACGGGGACCGGCATGCGGGCGATACGCTCCAGGGCGGCGAGCTGCGCCGCGAGCCCCGGCAGGAGCGTGGCGAGGCCAGGGGCCGGAGGTGCGGTCATGGCCGTGTCGAGATCGGGGGCGGCGCCAGGGGAGGTGGGAAGGGCGGCGCGGTAGCACAGGAGCACACCACCGATCTCGATGATGTCGCCGTCGTTCAGCACGGCGCGGGTGATACGCTGGCCATTGACGAAGCTGCCGTTCTTCGACTGCTTGTCCTCGAGTACCCAGCCCTCGCCTTTGCGGGCGAGGCCGGCGTGGGACGACGAGATGGTGTTGCCCGGGAGGCGGAGCACGAGCCGCTCCAGGGATCCGTCACGTTCGCGCGTGGCCGTCCGCGCCGCTCCGCGGCCGATGGAGACGACGTCGACGTCGGCGAGCCCGTAGCGAGCGCTGCCGGAAAGGGGGCTGTCGCAGTGCAACACGACGAACAGGTACGGCTGTGCAGGCGTACCGCGCTGCCCGTCGCCCAGGGTGCTGTTGTCGGTGGTCGAGGCCGCAGTATCGGTCGCCATGCGCGGATATTGTAAACCCAACCTGCGACGCGAGGGGTACTACCGAGGCATGCGGTGCAACAGGAAACCACCCACCACCGTTTGCAGGGCTCGTACGATCCTCGTCTATTGCCAGCGGTCGCCGGTCGCGCGGGCCTGTTCCACGCGCG
Protein-coding sequences here:
- a CDS encoding sigma 54-interacting transcriptional regulator, with the translated sequence MATDTAASTTDNSTLGDGQRGTPAQPYLFVVLHCDSPLSGSARYGLADVDVVSIGRGAARTATRERDGSLERLVLRLPGNTISSSHAGLARKGEGWVLEDKQSKNGSFVNGQRITRAVLNDGDIIEIGGVLLCYRAALPTSPGAAPDLDTAMTAPPAPGLATLLPGLAAQLAALERIARMPVPVLLLGETGSGKEVLAHAVHTLSGRPGPFVAVNCGGLPTSLLESQFFGHVKGSFTGAARDEPGYVRAADGGTLFLDEVGDLPLLAQAALLRVLQEREVVPVGRTHPVKVDLRVVAATHKPLAEMVIRGEFRGDLLARLSGYRHTLLPLRERREDLGVLIGALLRRPEFPAGDGVRLTTAGGRRLLGHDWPLNIRELAQLLSVAVALADGGVIEPSHLPDTSRPPPRAPAPTPEPIASIEPEALRSHLMALLEKHQGKVSHVARDMGKARMQIHRWMQRFGLNPDDFRG